Proteins found in one Streptococcus iniae genomic segment:
- a CDS encoding MATE family efflux transporter codes for MTFKHGKHILQLAIPSMVENILQMLMGMVDSYLVAQVGLLAVSGVSLATNIITIYQALFIALGSAISSLIARSLAENNPDKHQKYISDALLITLLLSLGFGVISLFFGQKVLEVLGADRVLAQTGSLYLAIVGGMIVSLGLLTSLGAIVRAQGDAKLPMQVSLVTNIINAILSTLAIYSFGLGLIGVAWATVISRFVGIMILLQKVPLKGLVKHFSFRLDQEMLNLSLPAAGERLMMRLGDVLIVMIIVRLGTKVLAGNAIGETISQFNYMPGMAIATATIILVARQYGQENYSDIQELIKEVFLLSTIIMLALSLITFLLGPLVSSLFTNDPQALKASMIVLLFSLVCAPATAGTLVYTALWQGLGNARLPFYATTVGMWLVRIVLGYVLAIWCNLGLTGVWLATGLDNGSRWLILASCFKRYNRRIAIKKE; via the coding sequence ATGACATTTAAACACGGAAAACATATTTTACAACTAGCTATTCCTTCCATGGTAGAAAATATTCTTCAGATGCTCATGGGAATGGTTGATAGTTATTTGGTTGCACAAGTTGGTTTATTAGCTGTTTCAGGGGTATCCCTTGCAACTAATATTATTACCATTTATCAAGCTTTATTTATTGCTTTAGGCTCAGCAATTTCAAGTTTGATTGCAAGAAGTTTAGCAGAAAACAATCCTGACAAGCATCAGAAATACATTTCAGATGCCCTTCTAATAACCTTGCTTTTATCCTTAGGATTTGGAGTGATTAGTTTATTTTTCGGCCAAAAAGTCTTAGAAGTTCTTGGAGCTGATAGGGTGCTTGCTCAAACAGGTAGTCTCTACCTTGCAATTGTAGGTGGCATGATTGTTAGTTTAGGCTTGTTAACGAGTCTTGGTGCAATTGTTCGAGCTCAAGGAGATGCTAAATTGCCCATGCAGGTTAGTTTAGTAACAAATATCATTAATGCCATTCTATCAACTCTTGCTATTTATAGTTTTGGACTGGGTTTGATAGGTGTCGCTTGGGCGACAGTCATCTCAAGGTTTGTTGGGATAATGATTTTACTACAGAAAGTCCCACTTAAAGGGCTTGTTAAACACTTTAGTTTTAGATTGGATCAAGAAATGCTCAATCTGTCATTGCCAGCAGCAGGAGAACGCTTGATGATGCGACTGGGTGATGTGCTGATAGTAATGATTATCGTCCGATTAGGAACAAAAGTGCTTGCAGGAAATGCTATTGGAGAAACGATTTCTCAGTTTAACTACATGCCAGGAATGGCTATAGCAACAGCAACAATTATTCTGGTTGCAAGACAGTATGGCCAAGAAAACTATAGTGACATCCAAGAGTTAATTAAAGAAGTTTTTCTACTTTCTACTATTATAATGTTAGCCTTAAGTCTAATAACCTTTTTATTAGGCCCTCTTGTTAGTTCCTTGTTTACAAATGATCCCCAAGCCCTTAAGGCCAGCATGATTGTCTTACTTTTTTCATTAGTGTGTGCCCCTGCAACAGCAGGAACCTTAGTCTATACAGCTCTCTGGCAGGGACTAGGGAATGCCAGATTACCGTTTTATGCAACAACTGTTGGAATGTGGTTGGTTCGTATTGTTTTAGGATATGTCCTTGCAATATGGTGTAACCTGGGCTTAACAGGTGTCTGGTTGGCAACCGGATTAGACAATGGTAGTAGATGGCTCATCTTAGCAAGTTGTTTTAAAAGATATAATAGAAGAATTGCTATAAAAAAAGAATAA